The following coding sequences lie in one Streptomyces albofaciens JCM 4342 genomic window:
- the mltG gene encoding endolytic transglycosylase MltG: protein MSDALHTGHGPRSRLTRRGRLFLAIGLCVVLALIAVLVTRLLGGPGQPPLTIPEGWRATQVYAAADKALGVAPGTTKKAATRARLKLPEAAKGDPEGFLYPATYPVDDDTTPESLLSFMTNTAAEKHAADGIRAYETVITASIVQAEADRPADMGKVARVIENRLDRGMPLQMDSTINYALGRSSLNTSHTDTKLNSPYNTYRHKGLPPTPIDNPGQDALRAAARPPAGDWLYFVTVAPGDTRFTADYAQHRANVREFNERHGR from the coding sequence ATGAGCGATGCGCTGCACACCGGCCACGGCCCCCGCTCGCGGCTGACCCGCAGGGGCCGGCTGTTCCTGGCCATCGGTCTCTGCGTCGTCCTGGCGCTGATCGCGGTGCTGGTCACGCGCCTGCTCGGCGGGCCCGGCCAGCCTCCCCTCACCATCCCGGAGGGCTGGCGCGCGACCCAGGTGTACGCGGCGGCCGACAAGGCCCTCGGCGTCGCGCCCGGCACCACGAAGAAGGCCGCGACGCGCGCCCGGCTGAAGCTGCCGGAGGCGGCGAAGGGCGATCCGGAGGGTTTTCTCTACCCCGCGACGTATCCGGTGGACGACGACACCACGCCCGAGTCGCTGCTCTCGTTCATGACCAACACCGCGGCCGAGAAGCACGCCGCCGACGGCATCCGTGCGTACGAGACGGTGATCACCGCTTCCATCGTGCAGGCCGAGGCCGACCGGCCCGCCGACATGGGCAAGGTCGCCCGGGTGATCGAGAACCGGCTCGACCGGGGCATGCCCCTCCAGATGGACTCGACCATCAACTACGCCCTCGGACGCAGCTCCCTCAACACCAGCCACACGGACACCAAGCTCAACAGCCCGTACAACACCTACCGGCACAAGGGCCTGCCGCCGACCCCGATCGACAACCCCGGCCAGGACGCCCTCCGGGCCGCGGCCCGGCCGCCCGCGGGTGACTGGCTGTACTTCGTGACGGTCGCCCCCGGCGACACCCGCTTCACCGCCGACTACGCGCAGCACCGCGCGAACGTACGGGAGTTCAACGAACGGCACGGGCGGTAG
- a CDS encoding VOC family protein yields the protein MALTWKLVIDSTNASALADFWAAALEYEVEDPSALIEQLLAAGHLKEEAVAEHHGRKTFRGYAAIRHPEDPYDETSGVGRGRRLLFQDVPEGKTGKNRLHLDVHSGPGGLEALVTRLESLGATRVREVDQGPAGRWWLMQDPEGNEFCAAQGGA from the coding sequence ATGGCACTGACGTGGAAGTTGGTCATCGACAGCACGAACGCCTCCGCGCTGGCGGACTTCTGGGCCGCGGCCCTGGAGTACGAGGTGGAGGACCCCAGCGCTCTCATCGAACAGCTGCTGGCCGCCGGCCACCTCAAGGAGGAAGCGGTCGCCGAGCACCACGGCCGCAAGACCTTCCGCGGTTACGCCGCGATACGCCACCCCGAGGACCCGTACGACGAGACCAGCGGCGTCGGCCGCGGACGACGCCTGCTCTTCCAGGACGTTCCCGAAGGGAAGACAGGCAAGAACCGTCTGCACCTGGATGTCCACAGCGGACCCGGTGGCCTGGAGGCGCTGGTGACCCGCCTGGAGAGCCTGGGGGCAACGCGCGTCCGGGAGGTGGATCAGGGCCCGGCCGGACGCTGGTGGCTCATGCAGGACCCGGAGGGGAACGAGTTCTGCGCCGCGCAGGGCGGGGCGTGA
- a CDS encoding ABC transporter permease subunit, whose protein sequence is MSATSSVRPDPSPAPAAGPAPVPSVFNPTVARLTYRALLGRRRALILFALPALLIVISVAVRALAGADDSTANGVLGTFALATMVPLIGVIAGTGAIGPEIDDGSVVYLLAKPLRRSSVIFTKLVVAIGVTAAFSAVPVLIAGFVLNGNSQQIAVAYAVAAAVASVAYSALFLFFGTVSRHAVVFGLVYALVWETLVGNLVAGARTLSVQQWALATGQKIGAEGAVTSEVGLPLAVVLLVAVTGLATWYAGRKLRSLTVAGEE, encoded by the coding sequence ATGTCAGCGACCTCATCGGTCCGGCCGGACCCGTCCCCGGCGCCCGCTGCGGGCCCCGCCCCGGTGCCCTCGGTCTTCAACCCCACCGTCGCCCGGCTCACCTACCGGGCGCTGCTCGGCCGGCGCCGCGCGCTCATCCTGTTCGCGCTGCCCGCCCTCCTGATCGTCATCTCCGTCGCCGTCCGGGCCCTGGCGGGCGCCGACGACTCCACCGCCAACGGCGTCCTGGGCACCTTCGCGCTCGCGACGATGGTCCCGCTGATCGGCGTCATCGCCGGTACGGGCGCGATCGGCCCGGAGATCGACGACGGCTCGGTCGTCTACCTGCTGGCCAAGCCGCTGCGCCGGTCCTCGGTCATCTTCACCAAACTGGTCGTGGCGATCGGCGTGACGGCCGCGTTCTCGGCGGTCCCGGTCCTGATCGCCGGCTTCGTCCTGAACGGCAACAGCCAGCAGATCGCGGTGGCGTACGCGGTCGCCGCGGCCGTGGCCTCCGTCGCGTACAGCGCGCTGTTCCTGTTCTTCGGCACGGTCAGCCGGCACGCGGTCGTCTTCGGCCTGGTCTACGCCCTGGTGTGGGAAACCCTGGTCGGCAACCTGGTGGCGGGCGCGCGCACCCTGAGCGTGCAGCAGTGGGCGCTCGCGACAGGCCAGAAGATCGGCGCGGAGGGCGCGGTCACCTCGGAGGTGGGACTGCCGCTGGCGGTCGTCCTCCTGGTGGCGGTCACGGGCCTGGCGACCTGGTACGCGGGGCGCAAGCTGCGGTCGTTGACGGTGGCGGGCGAGGAGTAG
- a CDS encoding ABC transporter ATP-binding protein, which produces MTTIQIDHVSRWFGNVVAVNDITMTIGPGVTGLLGPNGAGKSTLINMMGGFLAPSGGTVTLDGRTVWRNESVYRHIGIVPEREAMYDFLTGREFVVANAELHGLGKDAARRALATVEMEYAQDRRISTYSKGMRQRVKMASALVHDPSVLLLDEPFNGMDPRQRMQLMDLLRRMGADGRTVLFSSHILEEVEQLASHIEVVVAGRHAASGDFRKIRRLMTDRPHRYLVRSTDDRALAAALIADPSTAGIEVDLQDGALRIQAVDFPRFTALLPRVARDHGIRLLTVSPSDESLESVFSYLVAA; this is translated from the coding sequence ATGACGACCATCCAGATCGACCACGTCTCCCGGTGGTTCGGCAACGTCGTTGCCGTCAACGACATCACCATGACCATCGGCCCCGGTGTCACCGGCCTGCTCGGCCCCAACGGCGCGGGCAAGTCCACACTGATCAACATGATGGGCGGCTTCCTCGCGCCGTCCGGCGGGACCGTCACCCTCGACGGCCGCACCGTCTGGCGCAACGAGAGCGTCTACCGCCACATCGGCATCGTGCCCGAGCGCGAGGCCATGTACGACTTCCTCACCGGCCGCGAGTTCGTCGTCGCCAACGCCGAACTGCACGGCCTGGGCAAGGACGCCGCGCGGCGGGCGCTGGCCACCGTCGAGATGGAATACGCGCAGGACCGCCGCATCTCCACGTACAGCAAGGGCATGCGCCAGCGCGTGAAGATGGCGTCGGCGCTGGTCCACGACCCGTCCGTGCTCCTGCTGGACGAGCCGTTCAACGGTATGGACCCGCGGCAGCGGATGCAGCTGATGGACCTGCTGCGGCGGATGGGCGCCGACGGCCGTACGGTCCTGTTCTCCTCCCACATCCTCGAAGAGGTCGAGCAACTGGCCTCGCACATCGAGGTGGTGGTCGCCGGGCGGCACGCGGCGTCCGGCGACTTCCGCAAGATCCGCCGCCTGATGACGGACCGGCCGCACCGCTACCTCGTACGCTCCACCGACGACCGGGCGCTGGCCGCCGCCCTGATCGCCGACCCGTCCACGGCCGGGATCGAGGTCGACCTCCAGGACGGCGCGCTGCGCATCCAGGCCGTCGATTTCCCGCGCTTCACCGCCCTGCTGCCGCGGGTCGCCCGCGACCACGGCATCCGCCTCCTGACGGTCTCGCCCTCCGACGAGTCCCTGGAATCGGTCTTCTCCTACCTCGTCGCGGCCTGA
- a CDS encoding ABC transporter permease subunit has translation MPPETRTPAPSGAAQDVIHDIGYRHFDGPRLGRAYARRSLFSQSLRGAYGLGRSARSKVLPMLLFAVMCLPAGIMVAVAVFAKMNDLPVAYTRYAIYLQAVIGLYLAAQAPQSVSRDLRFRTVPLYFSRPIERVDYVAAKFAAMASALFILTAAPLLILYVGALLAKMDFVDQTKGLAQGLVSVALLSLLFAGLGLVISALTPRRGFGVAAVIAALTIPYAAVSAVQGIAAVQGQEGVVGWLALCSPITLIDSVQATFLGGTASFPDEVQPSTAAGLVALLVTLCAVAGSYALLMRRYRKAGL, from the coding sequence ATGCCGCCTGAGACCAGGACCCCCGCGCCCTCCGGAGCGGCGCAGGACGTCATCCACGACATCGGCTACCGCCACTTCGACGGCCCGCGCCTCGGCCGCGCCTACGCCCGCCGCTCGCTGTTCTCACAGAGCCTGCGCGGCGCCTACGGGCTGGGCCGCTCCGCCAGGTCCAAGGTGCTGCCGATGCTGCTGTTCGCCGTGATGTGCCTGCCCGCGGGCATCATGGTGGCGGTCGCGGTCTTCGCGAAGATGAACGACCTTCCGGTGGCGTACACCAGGTACGCGATCTACCTCCAGGCGGTCATCGGCCTCTACCTGGCCGCCCAGGCACCCCAGTCCGTCTCCCGGGACCTGCGCTTCCGGACGGTGCCGCTGTACTTCTCGCGCCCCATCGAGCGCGTCGACTACGTGGCGGCGAAGTTCGCCGCGATGGCGAGCGCGCTGTTCATCCTGACCGCCGCGCCGCTGCTGATCCTCTACGTGGGCGCGCTGCTGGCCAAGATGGACTTCGTCGACCAGACCAAGGGGCTGGCCCAGGGCCTGGTCTCGGTGGCGCTGCTCTCGCTGCTGTTCGCCGGCCTCGGCCTGGTGATCTCCGCGCTGACCCCGCGCCGCGGCTTCGGCGTCGCCGCCGTCATCGCCGCGCTGACGATCCCGTACGCCGCGGTGAGCGCCGTCCAGGGCATCGCCGCCGTACAGGGCCAGGAGGGCGTCGTCGGCTGGCTCGCGCTGTGCTCGCCCATCACGCTCATCGACAGCGTGCAGGCGACGTTCCTGGGCGGCACCGCGTCGTTCCCCGACGAGGTCCAGCCGTCCACCGCCGCCGGCCTGGTGGCGCTCCTGGTCACCCTGTGCGCCGTCGCGGGCTCGTACGCGCTGCTGATGCGCCGCTACCGGAAGGCCGGCCTGTGA
- a CDS encoding ABC transporter ATP-binding protein, with translation MIVTESLSKRYPRVTALDRLTVDIGPGVTGLVGANGAGKSTLIKLLLGLAPASEGSAAVLGLDVATEGGAIRERVGYMPEHDCLPPDVSATEFVVHMARMSGLPPTAARERTADTLRHVGLYEERYRPIGGYSTGMKQRVKLAQALVHDPQLVFLDEPTNGLDPVGRDEMLGLIRRVYTEFGISVLVTSHLLGELERTCDHVVVIDGGKLLRSSATDDFMQLTASLAVEVTDTDEHPDGTEALRAALTRAGVAVTTATPGSQGVASAAHLLYVEATGEETYDLLRDTVADLGLGLVRMEQRRHRISEVFQNGDAAGGQDAQTARTQPARTQAAQTPDAPARADASTDPAATTAEAPTAAEAPTTAQASTTADAPPSAKAPATTAHRAPKDGGAPDAA, from the coding sequence GTGATCGTGACCGAAAGCCTGAGCAAGCGGTACCCGAGGGTGACCGCGCTGGACCGGCTCACCGTGGACATCGGCCCCGGGGTGACCGGCCTGGTGGGTGCCAACGGCGCCGGCAAGTCCACCCTGATCAAGCTGCTGCTGGGGCTCGCCCCGGCCAGCGAGGGGTCCGCGGCCGTCCTCGGCCTGGACGTGGCCACGGAGGGCGGCGCCATCCGCGAGCGCGTCGGCTACATGCCGGAGCACGACTGCCTGCCGCCGGACGTCTCGGCCACCGAGTTCGTCGTCCACATGGCGCGGATGTCGGGCCTGCCGCCGACCGCGGCCCGCGAGCGCACCGCCGACACGCTGCGGCACGTCGGCCTCTACGAGGAGCGCTACCGCCCCATCGGCGGCTACTCGACGGGCATGAAGCAGCGGGTCAAGCTGGCCCAGGCGCTCGTCCACGACCCGCAGCTGGTGTTCCTGGACGAGCCGACCAACGGCCTGGACCCGGTCGGCCGCGACGAGATGCTCGGCCTGATCCGCCGTGTGTACACAGAGTTCGGCATTTCGGTCCTGGTCACCTCGCACCTCCTGGGCGAGCTGGAGCGCACCTGCGACCACGTCGTCGTCATCGACGGCGGCAAGCTGCTGCGCTCCTCCGCAACCGACGACTTCATGCAGCTCACCGCCTCCCTGGCCGTCGAGGTCACGGACACCGACGAGCATCCGGACGGTACGGAAGCGCTGCGCGCGGCCCTGACCCGTGCCGGGGTCGCGGTGACCACCGCGACACCCGGCTCGCAGGGCGTGGCCTCCGCCGCCCACCTGCTGTACGTGGAGGCCACCGGCGAGGAGACGTACGACCTGCTGCGCGACACCGTCGCCGACCTGGGGCTCGGACTGGTACGGATGGAACAGCGCCGGCACCGCATATCCGAGGTCTTCCAGAACGGGGACGCGGCCGGCGGGCAGGACGCCCAGACCGCGCGTACTCAGCCCGCGCGTACCCAGGCTGCGCAAACCCCGGACGCACCGGCCCGCGCGGACGCCTCGACCGACCCAGCCGCCACCACGGCGGAGGCCCCCACCGCAGCGGAGGCGCCCACCACGGCTCAGGCCTCCACCACAGCGGATGCCCCACCCTCAGCGAAGGCCCCCGCAACGACCGCCCACCGAGCCCCCAAGGACGGAGGCGCCCCCGATGCCGCCTGA